Proteins encoded in a region of the Agromyces protaetiae genome:
- a CDS encoding GntR family transcriptional regulator has product MDFLPNSGALGSRRTSAVDQVYDLLLTAIVEGNLAAGHELRDQVLAEHFGLSRTPIREAIKRLEHQGIVAVAAARYTRLVSFTIEQAEHVVRDWAAAHLTLVESLVHAADRDTLSAMHTHHRTCRAGPEARHIESSFRFFEHLRSASHSFSICLTASTAAYRHRLAAPLLPDPRDADLDLHTHILSALHEHDAADLASAFAGWQHAMRHPQPVGG; this is encoded by the coding sequence GTGGACTTCTTGCCGAACTCCGGCGCGCTGGGATCGCGGCGGACCTCGGCGGTGGACCAGGTGTACGACCTCCTGCTCACCGCGATCGTCGAGGGCAATCTCGCTGCAGGCCACGAGCTGCGCGACCAGGTGCTCGCCGAGCATTTCGGGTTGTCGAGGACGCCGATCCGCGAAGCGATCAAACGACTCGAGCACCAGGGCATCGTCGCCGTGGCCGCTGCGCGATACACGCGCCTCGTCTCGTTCACGATCGAACAGGCCGAGCACGTGGTTCGCGATTGGGCGGCCGCCCATCTCACCCTCGTGGAGTCACTCGTGCACGCAGCCGACCGCGACACGCTCTCCGCGATGCACACGCACCACCGCACATGTCGCGCCGGTCCCGAAGCGCGGCACATCGAATCGAGCTTCCGGTTCTTCGAGCATCTGCGCTCGGCGTCGCACAGCTTCAGCATCTGCCTGACCGCGTCGACCGCCGCCTATCGGCACCGGCTCGCGGCCCCGCTTCTGCCCGACCCTCGCGACGCCGACCTCGACCTGCACACCCACATCCTGTCGGCGCTTCATGAGCACGATGCGGCCGACCTGGCCTCGGCGTTCGCGGGCTGGCAGCACGCCATGCGGCATCCGCAGCCCGTGGGCGGCTAG
- a CDS encoding Ig-like domain-containing protein: MTASSPRPPRSRRLIGIGAATLLAVPASLILATPAHAAEPGSATFTSASVSEWTVPAGVREVIVTAIGGSGGNAAGQHGGVGGVGASVESVLAVEPGDVLDIWAGQAGGNAGGGRTENGAGGTGFVAGGNGASSGASARPGAGGGGASAVAVNDEVLVIAGGGGGGGGRGADDSIFFDACYGGAGGAAGSAGAASWTTNNPGCSDQAGGAAGADAYGAGGNASNVELPNLQRTLGGSGGGGAGAGAAGAQQTSGLIRTAGGGGGGGGASLGDTVGVAAAAGNGSVSLEWEVAYTTALEVNASPEPSVIGETVSYTVLVENTETTDASPVGDVTLDFGNGDVVTAPLEATGTPNLASATVERTAVALGTQSVSASYTPTEGSPFAPAEGGTEFTVEKGDTLTVLDVKPTDPAYFHHVRATATVSVVEPAVAPLSGYVAFFNGEDLVGIVAVDPVTGEAFVDFTVTEVGETNVVAYYGDDVLLNNSDDLVTYNAHAASTTTTLKASSKEVAHGGKVKFEAAVVANLPAPLESDLPETGGDLPGGDDVVVTAAAVDVAAAATPVAPAGVVRFVAGDKVLGEVALSANGTAVFETASLASGTHEVVAHFVSSVPEFASSKSEAVKVTVAAAKAGLASTGVDAGLLGGSALLAALLIGLGATFMIRRRQTA, from the coding sequence ATGACGGCTTCCAGCCCTCGACCCCCGCGCTCACGGCGCCTGATCGGCATCGGCGCCGCGACGCTGCTCGCCGTTCCGGCGTCGCTGATCCTGGCCACGCCCGCTCACGCGGCTGAGCCCGGATCGGCGACCTTCACCTCCGCCTCTGTCTCGGAGTGGACCGTTCCGGCCGGTGTCCGCGAGGTCATCGTGACCGCGATCGGTGGCTCGGGCGGCAACGCGGCCGGCCAGCACGGTGGCGTGGGCGGTGTCGGCGCCTCGGTCGAGAGCGTCCTCGCCGTCGAGCCCGGCGACGTGCTCGACATCTGGGCCGGGCAGGCCGGCGGCAACGCCGGAGGTGGCCGCACCGAGAACGGCGCCGGCGGCACCGGATTCGTGGCCGGCGGAAACGGCGCCAGCAGTGGCGCCAGCGCCCGCCCGGGTGCCGGTGGCGGTGGCGCGAGCGCCGTGGCGGTCAACGACGAGGTGCTCGTCATCGCCGGCGGCGGTGGCGGCGGCGGCGGTCGCGGTGCCGACGACTCTATCTTCTTCGACGCCTGCTACGGCGGCGCGGGTGGCGCGGCCGGCTCGGCCGGTGCGGCCAGCTGGACGACCAACAACCCGGGTTGCTCCGACCAGGCCGGCGGCGCTGCAGGCGCCGACGCCTACGGCGCCGGCGGGAACGCGTCGAACGTCGAGCTCCCGAATCTGCAGCGCACGCTCGGCGGCTCGGGCGGCGGTGGCGCGGGCGCCGGCGCGGCCGGTGCCCAGCAGACCAGCGGCCTCATCCGGACCGCCGGCGGCGGCGGTGGCGGCGGTGGCGCGAGCCTCGGCGACACCGTGGGTGTCGCGGCCGCGGCGGGCAACGGCTCGGTCTCGCTCGAGTGGGAGGTCGCGTACACGACCGCCCTCGAGGTCAATGCCTCCCCGGAGCCCAGCGTCATCGGTGAGACCGTGTCGTACACGGTCCTCGTCGAGAACACCGAGACCACGGACGCATCGCCCGTCGGCGACGTGACCCTCGACTTCGGCAACGGCGACGTCGTGACGGCGCCGCTCGAGGCGACCGGTACCCCGAACCTCGCATCGGCCACGGTCGAGCGCACCGCGGTCGCGCTCGGCACGCAGTCGGTCTCGGCGTCCTACACGCCGACCGAGGGCTCGCCCTTCGCCCCGGCTGAGGGCGGCACCGAGTTCACGGTCGAGAAGGGTGACACGCTCACTGTGCTCGATGTGAAGCCGACCGACCCGGCCTACTTCCACCACGTGCGTGCGACCGCGACCGTCTCGGTCGTCGAGCCGGCAGTGGCACCCCTGAGTGGCTACGTCGCCTTCTTCAACGGCGAGGACCTCGTCGGCATCGTCGCGGTGGACCCCGTGACGGGCGAGGCGTTCGTCGACTTCACCGTCACCGAGGTCGGCGAGACCAATGTCGTGGCGTACTACGGCGACGACGTGCTCCTCAACAACAGCGATGACCTGGTCACGTACAACGCACACGCCGCGTCGACGACCACGACGCTCAAGGCGTCCTCGAAGGAGGTCGCGCACGGCGGCAAGGTGAAGTTCGAGGCCGCTGTGGTCGCGAACCTGCCGGCGCCGCTCGAGAGCGACCTGCCCGAGACGGGCGGCGACCTGCCCGGCGGCGATGACGTCGTCGTGACGGCTGCCGCGGTGGACGTCGCCGCTGCTGCCACCCCGGTCGCCCCGGCCGGTGTCGTGCGCTTCGTCGCGGGCGACAAGGTCCTCGGTGAGGTCGCGCTCAGCGCCAACGGCACCGCGGTGTTCGAGACCGCGTCGCTCGCCTCGGGTACTCACGAGGTTGTCGCGCACTTCGTCAGCTCGGTGCCCGAGTTCGCCTCGTCGAAGTCGGAGGCCGTCAAGGTCACCGTCGCTGCGGCGAAGGCCGGCCTGGCCTCGACCGGTGTCGACGCCGGCCTGCTCGGCGGTTCGGCGCTCCTCGCCGCGCTGCTGATCGGCCTCGGCGCGACGTTCATGATCCGCCGTCGTCAGACTGCGTAA
- a CDS encoding thymidine kinase, giving the protein MAKLYFRYGAMNSGKSTALLQAAFNYEERGHRVLLAKPSVDTKGDREIVSRLGVTREVDFTIAPDEDVLDTFQRHRNRVIEATGRDVSSLLIDEAQFLSKPQVDDLLRIALLDDVPVLAYGIRTDFQTTAFPGSRRLLEVAHSLEELKTICRCGRKAIFNARKIDGVFVFDGDQVAIDESVEVDEGAVHEVTYESLCGVCYLQESGGVLDGRR; this is encoded by the coding sequence ATGGCGAAGCTGTACTTCCGTTACGGTGCGATGAACTCGGGCAAGTCGACGGCGCTGCTGCAGGCCGCGTTCAACTACGAGGAGCGCGGGCATCGGGTGCTGCTCGCGAAGCCCTCGGTCGACACGAAGGGCGATCGCGAGATCGTGTCTCGTCTGGGGGTCACCCGCGAGGTCGACTTCACGATCGCGCCCGACGAGGACGTGCTCGACACGTTCCAGCGGCATCGCAACCGGGTGATCGAGGCGACCGGGCGGGACGTGAGCAGTCTGCTCATCGACGAGGCGCAGTTCCTCAGCAAGCCGCAGGTCGACGACCTGTTGCGCATCGCGTTGCTCGACGACGTGCCCGTGCTCGCGTACGGTATCCGCACCGACTTCCAGACGACGGCGTTCCCCGGCAGCCGGCGCCTCCTCGAGGTCGCGCACAGCCTCGAGGAGCTGAAGACCATCTGTCGCTGCGGCCGCAAGGCGATCTTCAACGCGCGCAAGATCGACGGCGTCTTCGTCTTCGACGGCGACCAGGTCGCCATCGACGAGTCGGTCGAGGTCGACGAGGGTGCGGTGCACGAGGTCACGTACGAGTCGCTCTGCGGTGTCTGCTATCTGCAGGAATCGGGCGGCGTGCTGGACGGGCGTCGCTGA
- a CDS encoding sensor histidine kinase, with translation MAVGLPEQLARDALRRALQRAAHAAAFVCLTAAIVVAVASAVSGGRPDSWSAVAALVVMAAALALVTLRPTVASTVLYLAGGTGTVLLATVLVMSGDSPFATSNNVVLAMPRVALVLVGGAGATTAIAVTWAVLGFVLGELAVVIGTGLVGATWAPNTAAAFATAVIVAIIVVDRAGRRARRERAGVWGVTSEEQPADRRARELDPLAHRELRATARLHDTALMHLVAIASAGSGPVEDRLRTAIRQDLALIAGPDWAIGRSEASDRPGTSDRPGASGRPGAPARPAASAHAGTSDRPGTSDRPGASGHPGASAQPGASARPEASATWLYLDQSMTAAEHVGLEVRLTGDVSALSAVTPARAAALDAAVAQCLVNVRRHAGVSVAEVAIGADDRELTIAVMDAGVGFDEAAVPADRIGLRTSIRGRVEHVGGTVEVWSIRNVGTTVVLSVPTGTSA, from the coding sequence ATGGCCGTTGGCCTCCCAGAGCAGCTCGCTCGCGACGCCCTCCGGCGTGCGCTGCAACGTGCCGCACACGCCGCAGCGTTCGTCTGCCTCACGGCGGCGATCGTCGTCGCCGTCGCGAGCGCCGTCAGCGGGGGTCGCCCGGATTCCTGGTCCGCGGTCGCGGCGCTCGTCGTCATGGCGGCCGCGCTCGCGCTCGTCACCCTGCGCCCCACCGTGGCGTCCACGGTGCTCTACCTCGCGGGCGGCACGGGCACCGTGCTGCTCGCGACGGTGCTCGTGATGTCGGGCGACTCGCCGTTCGCGACGTCGAACAACGTCGTGCTCGCGATGCCGCGGGTCGCGCTCGTGCTCGTCGGCGGGGCGGGCGCCACCACCGCGATCGCGGTCACCTGGGCGGTGTTGGGCTTCGTGCTCGGCGAGCTCGCCGTCGTGATCGGCACGGGGCTCGTCGGGGCGACCTGGGCGCCGAACACCGCGGCCGCGTTCGCGACGGCGGTGATCGTGGCGATCATCGTCGTCGACCGCGCCGGCCGGCGCGCGCGACGTGAGCGTGCCGGCGTGTGGGGAGTCACCAGCGAAGAGCAGCCGGCCGACCGGCGGGCGCGGGAACTCGACCCCCTCGCGCATCGCGAGCTGCGGGCCACGGCGCGACTGCACGACACCGCGCTCATGCACCTGGTCGCGATCGCGTCGGCCGGTTCGGGCCCGGTCGAGGATCGGCTGCGTACTGCGATCCGGCAGGACCTCGCGCTGATCGCGGGTCCCGATTGGGCGATCGGCCGCTCCGAGGCATCCGACCGCCCCGGGACATCCGACCGCCCCGGGGCATCCGGCCGCCCCGGGGCACCCGCTCGGCCCGCGGCATCGGCCCACGCCGGCACATCGGACCGCCCCGGCACATCCGACCGCCCCGGGGCATCCGGCCACCCCGGGGCATCCGCTCAGCCTGGGGCATCCGCTCGGCCCGAGGCATCCGCAACCTGGCTGTACCTCGACCAGTCGATGACCGCGGCCGAGCACGTGGGACTCGAGGTCCGCCTCACCGGCGACGTGTCGGCGCTGAGCGCGGTCACGCCCGCGCGGGCCGCGGCGCTCGACGCGGCCGTCGCGCAGTGCCTCGTCAACGTGCGCCGGCATGCGGGCGTGAGCGTCGCCGAGGTCGCGATCGGGGCCGACGACCGCGAACTGACCATCGCGGTCATGGATGCCGGCGTCGGATTCGATGAGGCCGCGGTGCCGGCCGACCGCATCGGGTTGCGGACCTCGATCCGCGGACGCGTCGAACACGTCGGCGGCACCGTCGAGGTCTGGTCCATCAGGAACGTCGGGACCACCGTCGTGCTCAGCGTGCCGACTGGCACCTCGGCGTGA
- a CDS encoding Rv2578c family radical SAM protein yields MRWSGQELGVEQTDTLPGLARLNNLVRSVQTPDFAGVTFHEVLAKSALNHVPGASAMPFAWTINPYRGCSHACSYCFARPTHEYLDLDAGDDFDRQIIVKVNVVDVLRKELAKASWRRDHVALGTNTDPYQRAEGRYALMPGVIDALATSGTPLSILTKGTLLRRDLPLLRRAAEHVPVDLAMSIAVYDHELQQSVEPGTPSTKARLATVTAVREAGFDCGVFMMPILPYLTDTRAHLDDAVRQAKAAGATSVTWAALHLRGSVKPWFMQWLEREHPELEPKYRSMYYGRNAYAPKAYRAWLAERMRPILRAHGLPTRAADPATGGVRSSAFRFGARPGQTPGVDAPPVGVPARAAAGADRARRGLVAPEFAPPPDPAALF; encoded by the coding sequence GTGCGGTGGAGTGGGCAGGAACTCGGGGTCGAGCAGACGGACACGCTGCCAGGGCTCGCTCGGTTGAACAACCTGGTGCGGTCGGTGCAGACGCCCGACTTCGCCGGGGTGACCTTTCACGAGGTGCTCGCCAAGTCCGCTCTCAACCACGTGCCCGGCGCGTCGGCCATGCCGTTCGCGTGGACGATCAACCCGTATCGCGGGTGTTCGCACGCCTGCAGCTATTGCTTCGCACGCCCCACGCACGAGTACCTCGACCTCGACGCCGGCGACGACTTCGACCGGCAGATCATCGTGAAGGTCAACGTCGTCGACGTGCTGCGTAAAGAGCTCGCGAAGGCGTCGTGGCGACGTGACCACGTCGCGCTCGGCACGAACACCGACCCGTATCAGCGAGCAGAGGGGCGCTACGCGCTCATGCCGGGTGTCATCGACGCCCTCGCCACCTCCGGCACGCCGCTCAGCATCCTGACGAAGGGCACGCTGCTGCGCCGCGACCTGCCGCTGCTGCGACGGGCGGCCGAGCACGTGCCGGTCGACCTCGCCATGTCCATCGCGGTGTACGACCACGAGCTGCAGCAGTCCGTCGAGCCCGGTACGCCCAGTACGAAGGCGCGGCTCGCCACGGTCACCGCGGTGCGCGAGGCCGGCTTCGACTGCGGGGTGTTCATGATGCCGATCCTGCCCTACCTGACCGACACGCGAGCCCACCTCGACGACGCCGTCCGGCAGGCGAAGGCGGCCGGCGCGACGAGCGTCACCTGGGCCGCGCTGCACCTGCGCGGCTCGGTCAAACCCTGGTTCATGCAGTGGCTCGAGCGCGAGCACCCCGAACTCGAGCCGAAGTACCGGTCGATGTACTACGGCCGCAACGCGTACGCGCCGAAGGCGTACCGGGCGTGGCTCGCCGAGCGCATGCGGCCGATTCTTCGCGCGCACGGTCTGCCGACGCGCGCGGCCGACCCGGCGACCGGCGGCGTGCGCTCGAGCGCGTTCCGGTTCGGCGCCCGGCCCGGTCAGACCCCGGGGGTGGATGCTCCGCCCGTCGGTGTTCCGGCCCGCGCGGCCGCGGGGGCCGACCGCGCGCGGCGCGGTCTCGTCGCGCCCGAGTTCGCGCCGCCGCCCGATCCCGCCGCGCTGTTCTGA